TTTGGTTCAACTCCCGTTTCATCACGAACCGACGAGCAATGTTAGCATTGCCTAACAAGGCCAGAGCCCCATTTAACAAGCCCACTTCGTGCGCAAGCACAGAATGACCCTCATCTTGCACCACTTTATCCAAGCGCAAAAGAGATTTTACAATGATGGTAGCCGCCCTCTGAATGTCTTTGTTGACGTCCTTCAACCGGAAATTCGCCTTCTTGGCATCGGTGCGCAAAGCCTCCAAGACTTGCGGATTACAGTCTACCAGTGCGAGGGCAGGACAGTTAGCAGGCCTCTTGACCATGTCATCCTCTTTGTAGTCATCTTCTCGCAAACCACTGTCGAACACAAAGTTCACCATCTCGGCAACCTTCGGGTCAATGTCAGCCGAAACCTGATCGGCAGGCCCAAAGGCCTTGGCCGCCTGCAACAAGGCGCTGCCGCCCGTGTCCTGACCCACCGACTCGCCGTCACTAGCAGAGTCGTGAAAACCCGAGAAGTAAGCAGGGGAACTCGGCCGATGTTGACCAGTAGAAGTCCCTGCCCCGTCAATCACTGGTGGCGCAGGGGAAGCCACCAATCTTGCAACCTTCAACGTGTTGACGTCCTCCCGCAGCTCTGCCAAGGCTGCCATCACAGCATCCCACGGGGCACCACTGGTAGATAACGCCGGCCCTGCTTGCGACCAACTACCGCCAGACCGGCGCCTCGGTCTGTAAACATCCGACCGTCCAGCAACTGGCGACGAACTGCTGGACCTGCGGCTTAAATCGACGTCACAGGGCACCGCAAGGCCTGGCCTGGAAGACCTGCTGCGCCTCAGAGCAGCTGGCGAACCCCGAGGGTCAGCAGACACCCCCTCAGCAGCAGACATGGTTGCAAACCTGGTGACGAAAAACACAATCCAGCCGAGACCAATATGAGCGGCACATGCACTGCGTAACAGTGGAAAAAACAACCAAATTCCAGTGCTACCCGCTCCTAACAGGATCACGGGTAGAAGGCACTGTACCTGCGTAACAAGTGACGTGGCTTTACCTGAAAAAACAACACCGTGCGAAAAACACTAAGCCCGCACAGCGCGTCCGTCCAGTGCGGTGCCAAGGAAACAACTGGTGTGGTTCGAGGCAAGCATATCTCATGTGGAGGTTCCGCCAGCAGAGGGCGGTTTGCTGAGGTAaaattaagatatatgaagatgatgtccagtctcatggacAAATAAGACCGACTGcaaacagaaaacacagccctgaaattgagagtagctgaatgtgagaaggtcaatggaataaaccaagaattaaaagaagagattctagaaataaggaagcaaaatgacgctCTAAAAACCACGTGCCAGAATTAtgaaagctctttaaagagcttgcaggataaagtgcaggtcgggattacagacagggcagaaggtggtCAAGGTAATaacaaattgaaagaactaagaaatgaatggaaacaggagcaagaagaagaaaaagactaattttcagaagtggtaaggagacaaattcaggatgacacaaaagttgctgtaatagaagttatcaaggaaaaggaagatatggtgcgggatgcagtggacaagaaaaaaagcttcgtgatttatggaatgagggaaaagaaaaacccaaataaattcacaaaggaacgtgaagaaagggaaatggccaaagCTGTTATCaaaagagtacaagacagcacacaagaatttgaccagaaggtggaggaagtgttTAGGTTGGGAAGGTAcagtgaaggtgaaaatgagatcttaAGTGGCTGTacaggaaattatggctagaaaagggaagctggccgatgatgttGATCACAAGGAAGTatggataaatagagatatgaacttagaggaaagggaaaaggagaaagtgctaagaagtgaagctaaggaaaaaaaaaaaaaaaacgagaaaaggacagagatagaggaagaatttctactggagggttctggatatgagactaaagaagtggtacctaaggaaaaaagaggaggtcgtggaggaggcaatgaattaagagtgacttatactaacatagatgggttgttatcaagcatattggaagttcaggattatttgaaagagaaaaagccggatgtaatgtgcatcaatGAAACAAACctgaaaaaagagatccatgttaactttaaagaggagggacaggaaggataaaggaggaggaggagtgctaacaatggttcgtgataatatatgtgtggaggatgtgcaatatggtgaggataaggtggaagtaatgggagtaacaatcagaagagaagatttgaagaaaagaaaaattatagttacatatgttccatgcaaagagaggtgataaagtgcctagataacatggtaagaagagatagaagaatactcttagttggagacttcaactgtaaaaacataaactggggagagatggaggtggagtgagaaagtgttacagttgactatggttaatacaatggaccagtgggtggaggagtcaacaaggtacaggggggaagaagaaccatcgttgcttgacctacttttcacaaagaaaccagagtcccctccaatcatacaataccttagtccaatggggaaaagtgatcatgtgacattagagatgcaaatgcaggaggaagatgagataagttacagagaggactataaaggagagagattaaattatgcaaaagtggattttgaaaaattaaggagttattttgctgatattgagtggagtaatattatgtgcaagaagactgtacaagggaaatatgacatattcttacagaagtacaataaaggattaaaaaagtttgttcctgtttatagagttcagaaaaaaaaaatacatgcttggtacaatgctagatgtatACAAGCAAAAATGGTAAAGGATAAAGCGttgaagaaactcttaaagcagggaaatgactatactTGTCGGCAATACaaaaatactagaaatgaatatattagagtaaggagagaggaagaaagaaagtttgagaaggatgtagtggataaaagcaaagatgaacctaaacttttctacaagtttataataggcaaaacaaagaatatggaaacaattgaaaaaataatcaaaaaagggaagacataccaaacagagaaggaaatgtgtgaattaatgaataggagcttcaaaacgatattcactgcagatgatgatttcacagaacctaataggacattggatggccaaggattacaggagattgcagtgcacaaacaggatattggaagattactggataagttggaagtcagaaaagcaatggggccagatggtatATCAggttgggtgttaaaagaatgtaaagagcaattactggatccaatttgagaAATAATCAAAAGTTcagtaaatgaagggaaagtttcactagagtggaagagagccaacgtaataccgatatttaaaggaggaaaggcaactgaaccactaaactacagacgagtgtcacttacaagtgtcgttgggaagttatgtgaaataattatcaaagaaaaatgggttaaatttctagatgagaagcaagtcatatcgaactgtcaatttgggttcaggacagggcggtcatgtgtatcaaacttgttaagcttctactcgagagttattgcaggacttgaaaacagagatggatgggtagacacagtatacctggacattaaaaaggcttttgataaagtccagcacagaagacttctttggaaactagagaacataggaggattgtgtggaaccttgctcggatggacaagagattatttgaaggatagggaaatgagaactgtgattagagatacatactcatcttggggtcaagtaactagcagagtgccacaaggttcagtgttagcccccattatgtttcaagtttatgtaaatgacattcacattgggataaacagttatatgaatctatttgctgatgatgcaaaagttgctaagagttatcaaaaccagagaggattgtctgctgttgcaggaagatttaaacaagattcatgaatggagcaagaagtggaaattggagattaatgccaa
The sequence above is drawn from the Portunus trituberculatus isolate SZX2019 chromosome 41, ASM1759143v1, whole genome shotgun sequence genome and encodes:
- the LOC123517182 gene encoding uncharacterized protein LOC123517182 yields the protein MSAAEGVSADPRGSPAALRRSRSSRPGLAVPCDVDLSRRSSSSSPVAGRSDVYRPRRRSGGSWSQAGPALSTSGAPWDAVMAALAELREDVNTLKVARLVASPAPPVIDGAGTSTGQHRPSSPAYFSGFHDSASDGESVGQDTGGSALLQAAKAFGPADQVSADIDPKVAEMVNFVFDSGLREDDYKEDDMVKRPANCPALALVDCNPQVLEALRTDAKKANFRLKDVNKDIQRAATIIVKSLLRLDKVVQDEGHSVLAHEVGLLNGALALLGNANIARRFVMKRELNQKYAYLCSDKVPISQCLFGDDVSLSAKQIEDTEKLKNKITMKKPVSAWKFAGGRSRGVWGRPAHRGWSSRVHPYVPSRPAFRSGLRSGPSRQDTESKNGRGRSQYRPRP